A stretch of DNA from Pseudonocardia hierapolitana:
GCTCAACGAGTGCCCGGCTGGTCTGGTGCTCGCCCGGTCCGGTGATCGGTGGCGGAGCGCGATCGTGGGATCGCACACTGTGAGTGCGCGCGATGACGAGTTCCCGTTCGATCAGCACCCGTTCGGTGGATGTTCGACGGCCGCGCGCGGTTCCGTCGCCGGTGGCAGGATGAACGACGTGTCTCGACCCGATCCTCGTCAGGCTGCACAGACGGCCGCACTCTCGCGTGCGATGGCAGGTGCGGTGGATCTCTCCGCGCTGAAGGCCCGTTCCGAGGCGGCCACCCGCCAGAAGGCGGCGCCACTGTCCGAGGGCGACGGCGGCGCGAGCCGGTTCGTCCTCGACGTCACCGAACAGAGCTTCCAGGCCGACGTGCTGGAGCGCTCGCTGCAGGTCCCGGTGGTCATCGATCTCTGGGCCGAGTGGTGCGGGCCCTGCAAGCAGCTCTCGCCGGTGCTCGAGCGGCTGGCGGAGGCCGGCAACGGGGCGTGGATCCTCGCCAAGGTCGACGTCGACGCGAACCCGCGGATCGCGCAGGCGTTCGGTGTCCAGTCCATCCCGATGGTGGTGGCCGTCGCCGGCGGGCAGCCGGTGGACGCGTTCACGGGTGCCCTCCCCGAGCCGCAGGTCAGGCAGTGGATCGGTGCTCTGCTCGACGCGCTGCGCGAGCGGATGCCTGCCATCGCCCAGGCCGAGGCCGGGGCGGCGGACGGCGAGCCCGCCGAGGAGCCCGAGGACCCGCGGTTCACCGCGGCCGAGGAGGCCCTCGAGCGCGGCGACTACCCCGCCGCCGAGGCGGCCTACGAGCAGATCCTCGCCGCCGAGCCGGCCAACGAGCAGGCGAAGGCCGCGCTGTCGCAGGTGCGGTTCCTCGCGCGAGCGGAGTCGGCCGACCCGTCCGCGGTGGCCCGCGCCGACGCCGCGCCCGACGACGTCGACGCGCAGCTGGCCGCCGCGGATGCCGAGGTGGCCGGCGACCGCGTCGAGGCGGCGTTCAACCGCCTCGTCGCGACGGTGGCGCGCACGGCGGACGACGACCGCGACCGCGTGCGCGAACACCTGGTGGGCCTGTTCGAGCTGTTCCCGGTCGACGACGCGCGCGTCAGCGCGGCCCGGCGCGCGCTCGCCCGCGCCCTCTACTGACGGCACCTTGGAGCCATAGCGCTGTTGGGCGACCCGACATCAGCGATATTGCTCCAACGTGCCGAGTCAGGGGGTGTGCGCGGCCTCCACCTGGTCGATCTCGGACAGCACTTCGTCGCGGAGTTCGCGCGAGCAGTAGGCGGCGCGGGCGCCCGTGCGGGCGATCTCGGCCAGCTCGGGCACACCCATGCCGAACGCCTCGTGGCAGATGAGGTACTCGGCGTCGAGGTCGGTGTGGAACATGCCGGGGTCGTCGGTGGCCAGGGTGACCGGCACGCCGGCCGCCACGAGCGTCGGGAGCGGGTGCGCGGCGATGTCCGGAACCGCGGCGGTGCGCAGGTTCGAGATGGGGCACACCTCGAGCGGGATGCCGTGCTCGGCGAGGTGCTCCATGAGCCGGGGGTCCCCGGCGGCGCCGATCCCGTGCCCGATCCGTTCCGCGCGCAGCTCGGTGACCGCGGCCCACACCTCGTCCGGGCCGACGGTCTCGCCCGCGTGCGGCACGCTGTGCAGCCCGGCGGCCACCGCGCGGCGGAAGGCGGGGGCGAAGTCGGCCCGGTGGACGCCGACCTCCGGCCCGCCGAGGCCGATGCCGACCGTGCCCTCCGGCCGGTGCCCGATGGCGAAGTCGACCGTCTCCTCGGCCCCCGCAGGGCCGAGGGTGGCGTCGGCGTCGAATACCCAGCCCAGCTGCACGCCGTGTCGTTCGCGCGCGAGCGTCCGGCCGTCGGCGAGCGCCGCGGCGAGGTCGGCGTAGCTGATCCCGGCCATGCGGTTGCGCACGGGCGTGACCTGCACCTCCGCGTAGCGCACGTTGCGCGTGGCCAGCTCGCCTGCCAGTCCGTCGAGCAGGGTGACGACGTCGGCGCCGGTCGTGACCAGCAGGTTCACCCGGTGGTAGACGGTGAGGAAGTGCGGGAAGTCGGTGAACGTGTAGAAGCGGCGCAGCTCGTCGCGGTCGGTGGGGACGCCACCGTCGGGGTGGTGGCGGGCGAGTGCGAGGACGGTGTCGAGCGAGGCGGAGCCGACCAGGTGCAGGTGCAGCTCGACCTTGGGCAGGGCAGCGACGAACGCCGCCACGGATGACGTGGACACGGACGGACCTCTCGGAAGGAGCGGGACGGGACGGCGGGCGGCGGTACGCCTCTACCAGTCGGCGTCGCCCCGGTCGTAGCACTGCCCGTACAGCGGCCGCCGGAGCAGCTCGGCCGTCCGGAGATCCATGAGCCACAGCTTCTCGGCCGGTGCCCGTCGCGTCAAGCCGGGCTGGTGCTTCCCCGCGGTACGAGCGTGTGGGCGGATTCGAGGAACGCACGGGGCGGAGCGCCGTCGATCACCTCGAGCAGCCGCCGGGCGGCGTGCGCGCCGTAGGCCATCGGGTCGTGCGCGAGCGCGGTGATCGCGGGGTGGGTGAGCCGGCAGAGCACCGAGTCGCCCCAGGAGACGACCGACAGCTGCCGGGGCACCTCGACGCCCATCTCGCTCGCGACGGCGAGCCCCGCGACTGCCATGACGTCGTTGTCGTAGACGATCGCCGTGGGTCGGTCGCGCTGGGCGAGCAGCGTGCGCGTGGCGCGCGTGCTGTCCTCCCCCGAGTAGTCCGACTGCTGCACGACCTCCTCGAGCCCGAGCCGCTCAGCCGCTGCGCGGAACGCCTCCGTGCGCTGGACGGTGTGCCGCAGCCGTTCCAGGCCGGCGACGCGGCCGATGCGGTGGTGGCCGAGCGCCGCCAGGTACTCGACGATCTGCGTCATGCCGGCGACCTCGTCGGTCCGGACGCAGGTGACGCCGGGGTGGTCGCGCGCGTCTCCGACCACGACGAAGGGCAGGCCCATCTCCTGCAGCGGGACGAGCCGGTCGTCGTCGTCGAAGAGGTCGACGACGATCGTGCCGTCGACCTGGCGGGCCCCCTGCCAGCGTGCGCAGGTCTTCAGGCCTGCGGCGTGGTCGGGCACGAGCTGCAGCAGCAGGGCCGTGTCGCGGCTGGAGAGCTCCTGCTCGAGCCCGCTGATGAACTCCATGAAGAACGGTTCGAGACCCAGCGTGCGGGCCGGGCGGGCGAGCACGAGCCCGACGACCCCCGCCCTCGCCCCGGACAGCACGCGGGCGGCGTTGTTGGCCGTCCAGCCGAGCTCCTCGGCGATGGCGATGACGCGCGCCTGGGTGGCGGGGGAGACACCCCGGCGGCCGTTGAGGGCGTAGGACACCGCGGCCTTGGACACGCCTGCCCTGGCCGCGATGTCGGAGATGGTCGGACGGTGCATCGGGCGAAGGTTAACGGGTTCTCACCCACGGGCCACAGACGCTCCCGCATTGCACGACACCGGCCTCTCGACCGGTTAACCTCCGTCCTCCTACGTTGGCCCGGCGGACTCCGCCCCGAGGAGCAGCCGTGAGATCGACGACGATCGTGTCCCTCGCCGCCGTCGCGGCGCTCACCCTGGCCGCCTGCGGTGGTGGCGGGAGAGCCCAGGCAGCTCGGGAGGGGGAGGCCCGATCTCGGGCGAGATCACCGTGCTCACCCATCGCACGGACATCGTCGACACCGTCTTCACCGACTACGAGCGGCGCTTCAAGGAGGTCCACCCGGACGTCGAGATCGTGATCGTGCCGACGCTGGTGGTGTTCCTGCTCCTGCAGCGCTGGTTCTACAACGGGATGACCGCGGGCGCGGTGAAGCAGTCAGCAGGCGGCCGCTCCCTCGAGCAGCCCGGTGCGGAACCGTCCGATGCGCTCGAACCCGTGGTCGGCCGGGTCGGACGCGCCTGCCGCGTCGCGGGCCACCCAGTCGGCGGCCAGCAGCACCTGGACGGCCTCGTCGAGGTCGCCGGGGGAGAGCTGGAACCCCTCGGCGGCGTCGAACAGCCTGTCGGTGTAGGCGCCGGTGAGACAGGTCGTGGCCGCGCCCGCCGGCGTCCCGACCGGTGATCGCCCGGAGGCGTCGAGCATCGCGATCCCGTAGCGGCCGGCCACCACGGTGGCGCCGGCGAAATCGCCGATCTCCTCGTGGAGCCGCTCGAGCGCGGCGACGTCGACCGCGACCCCGCCGTCCTCGCGGCAGTACGCGGCCGGCCCCTGCGCGGCCAGCTCGGGGACGGGGCAGGCGCCACCGGTGGAGAGCTGCGGCGGGTCCCAACCGGGCGCGAGGCCGCCGAAGAACTCCGCGGCGTCGCGCTCGACGAACGCGAGCAGCTCCCGCAGCGGCAGGTTGCCGCCCCGCGCGAGGTCGGCCTCGGAGCCGAACCGGCGCTGCGTGAACGTGCGGTTCTCGAGCGTCATGCCGGCGCAGAGCGTGGCGCCCTCGGTCCAGCCGTCCTGGAACGCGGAGACCCGGTCGAACGCGTTGCCGTGCGCCGACTCGTCGCCCGCCGCCACACCGAGCGGGTCGCGGAACCCGACGAGCGCCTGCATCGCCTTGTCGCGCTCCTGCAGCCCCAGCGGGAGGCCCGCGACCGGCTCCTCGGCGAAGTGGGCGAGCGCGGCGCCCGCATAGCAGTCGGCCATCGACTCCAGCAGGATCGTGGGGAACCGCTGCGGATCGCGGCCCTGCTGGTCGTCGACGCCGAGCCGCGACTGCACGGCGTGGCCCACCTCGTGCGCGATCACCACCGCAACGCCCACCGGGCCGAACCGGTCGTGCAGCGCCGGGATCAGCCCGTCGGCGTCCCAGGCGACGGCGTCGGCCGACGGGCAGTAGAAGGCCTGGTCGGCGAGGTCGGCAGCACGGTTGACGCACGGCGGTGGCGGGGTCGCCGGGTCCTGCGTCTCGACGGCGGTGAACGAGCTGATGTCGCGCCACTCGCGGCCGAAGGCGGCGGGCAGCTCGGCACGCCAGAACTCCTGCAGCGCCGTGGCGGTGGCCTCCGCGACCCGCCCCGCGGGATCGGACTGGGCCGTGCTCGCGGGGGTGGCGGGCGTGGGAGCCGTGGCCAGTGGCCGGGCGTTCCCGGACACCACCTGGCTGCATGCGCTCGTCAGGATCAGGACAGCGGCAACGAGGCCGGCGAGCCGGTCGATCGGTGCTGACACGCGCCCCATGATGACCTGCCGAGCCGTTGCGGGGGAGCGGTTCGGCCGAACACGTCGCGGCCGGATAGCGTCAGGCACCGTGTCCTTGACGAACGGACGGCCCTTGCTGAGCCGAGGACCCGATCGGGCCCCTCCGGCGCCGCGCGGGAGCCTCGTGACGGCGCGCCGGGTGGTATCCGGTGTGCTCGTGCTGGCGTCGCTCGTCGCGACGGTGGTGCTGCACGTGCGGCACTCCGACGCGCTGGTGACGATGCTGCCGGGGCCCGACATGCGCGACCTGCACGTCGACTTCGACACGTTCTGGCACTCCGCCGTCGCCCTCGTGGCGGGCGGTGACATCTACGACACACCGGCGAAGCTGACGAACCTCAACCCGCCGCTGCTCACGGTGCTGCTCGTGCCGTTCGCCTGGCTGGACGCGCTCACCGCCTACCGGGTGTTCATGGTCCTCACGCTGCTGCTGGTGGCGGCCGCGGTGCTCGCCGTGGCCAGGGAGCTGCGGCTGCCCCGCACCGCCACCGCGCTCGCGCTCGTCGCGGTGCTGGCCTCCTCCCCGCTGCACGGCACGCTCGTGCTCGGCCAGATCTACCCGCTGCTCCTCGCCGGGCTCGTCGCGGGCTGGATCGCGGAGCGGCGCGGGCACCCGGTGCTCGCCGCCGTCCTGTACGGCGTGACGGTTGCGCTCAAGCCCTCCCTCGCGCCGGTCCTGCTCCTGCTCGCCGTCCAGCGCCGCTGGGTGCCGCTGCGGGCCGGTGTCGCAGCGGCGGCGATCGCCACCCTCGCGGGCGTGCTCGTCGCCGGGCCGTCCAGCGCGGTCGAGTGGCTGAAGATCGCCTTCACCGAGCCGGTGCCCGACACCGTCGACAACGCCTCGCTGCCCGGGCTCGCCGTGCGGTTCGGCGTGCCGTCCGTGTTCGGCATGCTGGCGGGGCTGGCCGTGCTCGTCGGCACCCTCGTCTGGATCGGGCGCCGCCGGGATCGGATCGACCCGGCCGGCACCGCGCCGTGGGCGGTGCTCGCGGCCGGGCTGCTGTTCTCCCCGATCGCCTGGCACAACTACCTCATGCTGCTGTTCCCCGGCGCTCTCGCGCTGGTGCCGCTCGGGCTCGGCGCGCTCACGGCGGCCGGGCTCGCGCTCGCCGTCATCCCGGTGTCGTGGAACGCCGACTGGCCGCCCGAGGGCGTCGGCGCCGATCTGGCCCGCTCGCTCTACTGCGCGATCCTGGTCGGTTACTGGGCGGTGCTGCTGTCGTCGTCCGTGCGACGGGTGGCGGACGAGCCCGTGGCCGACCCGGTGGCGTCGGGCTGAACCGCGGGCGTCGGCGGCGCCTCATCGGGGGCGTCGGCGGCGACCGGGGCGGCCGGGCCGTCGTCGAGCACGGTGTCAGCCCCCGCGGGAGGGCTTTCCGGGACGGC
This window harbors:
- a CDS encoding tetratricopeptide repeat protein, whose amino-acid sequence is MAGAVDLSALKARSEAATRQKAAPLSEGDGGASRFVLDVTEQSFQADVLERSLQVPVVIDLWAEWCGPCKQLSPVLERLAEAGNGAWILAKVDVDANPRIAQAFGVQSIPMVVAVAGGQPVDAFTGALPEPQVRQWIGALLDALRERMPAIAQAEAGAADGEPAEEPEDPRFTAAEEALERGDYPAAEAAYEQILAAEPANEQAKAALSQVRFLARAESADPSAVARADAAPDDVDAQLAAADAEVAGDRVEAAFNRLVATVARTADDDRDRVREHLVGLFELFPVDDARVSAARRALARALY
- the add gene encoding adenosine deaminase — protein: MSTSSVAAFVAALPKVELHLHLVGSASLDTVLALARHHPDGGVPTDRDELRRFYTFTDFPHFLTVYHRVNLLVTTGADVVTLLDGLAGELATRNVRYAEVQVTPVRNRMAGISYADLAAALADGRTLARERHGVQLGWVFDADATLGPAGAEETVDFAIGHRPEGTVGIGLGGPEVGVHRADFAPAFRRAVAAGLHSVPHAGETVGPDEVWAAVTELRAERIGHGIGAAGDPRLMEHLAEHGIPLEVCPISNLRTAAVPDIAAHPLPTLVAAGVPVTLATDDPGMFHTDLDAEYLICHEAFGMGVPELAEIARTGARAAYCSRELRDEVLSEIDQVEAAHTP
- a CDS encoding LacI family DNA-binding transcriptional regulator; this encodes MHRPTISDIAARAGVSKAAVSYALNGRRGVSPATQARVIAIAEELGWTANNAARVLSGARAGVVGLVLARPARTLGLEPFFMEFISGLEQELSSRDTALLLQLVPDHAAGLKTCARWQGARQVDGTIVVDLFDDDDRLVPLQEMGLPFVVVGDARDHPGVTCVRTDEVAGMTQIVEYLAALGHHRIGRVAGLERLRHTVQRTEAFRAAAERLGLEEVVQQSDYSGEDSTRATRTLLAQRDRPTAIVYDNDVMAVAGLAVASEMGVEVPRQLSVVSWGDSVLCRLTHPAITALAHDPMAYGAHAARRLLEVIDGAPPRAFLESAHTLVPRGSTSPA
- a CDS encoding neutral zinc metallopeptidase, which translates into the protein MSAPIDRLAGLVAAVLILTSACSQVVSGNARPLATAPTPATPASTAQSDPAGRVAEATATALQEFWRAELPAAFGREWRDISSFTAVETQDPATPPPPCVNRAADLADQAFYCPSADAVAWDADGLIPALHDRFGPVGVAVVIAHEVGHAVQSRLGVDDQQGRDPQRFPTILLESMADCYAGAALAHFAEEPVAGLPLGLQERDKAMQALVGFRDPLGVAAGDESAHGNAFDRVSAFQDGWTEGATLCAGMTLENRTFTQRRFGSEADLARGGNLPLRELLAFVERDAAEFFGGLAPGWDPPQLSTGGACPVPELAAQGPAAYCREDGGVAVDVAALERLHEEIGDFAGATVVAGRYGIAMLDASGRSPVGTPAGAATTCLTGAYTDRLFDAAEGFQLSPGDLDEAVQVLLAADWVARDAAGASDPADHGFERIGRFRTGLLEGAAAC
- a CDS encoding glycosyltransferase family 87 protein: MTARRVVSGVLVLASLVATVVLHVRHSDALVTMLPGPDMRDLHVDFDTFWHSAVALVAGGDIYDTPAKLTNLNPPLLTVLLVPFAWLDALTAYRVFMVLTLLLVAAAVLAVARELRLPRTATALALVAVLASSPLHGTLVLGQIYPLLLAGLVAGWIAERRGHPVLAAVLYGVTVALKPSLAPVLLLLAVQRRWVPLRAGVAAAAIATLAGVLVAGPSSAVEWLKIAFTEPVPDTVDNASLPGLAVRFGVPSVFGMLAGLAVLVGTLVWIGRRRDRIDPAGTAPWAVLAAGLLFSPIAWHNYLMLLFPGALALVPLGLGALTAAGLALAVIPVSWNADWPPEGVGADLARSLYCAILVGYWAVLLSSSVRRVADEPVADPVASG